The Cetobacterium sp. 8H genome segment GAGATATCTATTTTTATAAAAGTACGAGAGGATTTTTCTTTGGAAAAGTTAGATTCTTTACTACAATATATTGAATTAAACGGCTTTGGAAAAAAGGTTAGTTCAGGTAAGGGGCAGATAGAAAGAGTTGAATTTAGAGAGTTTAATGAGTTTGAAAATGTAGAAAATGCCAATGGATTTGTAGTTTTATCTAATTTTATCCCAAAATTTGGTGACTATAATGAAGTGGTAAGTGGAAATATAATAACTAAAAGAGGAAAAACAAGTAATGATATAGATACACCAGAGTTTCCATTTAAAAAGCCATTTGTGTGTTATATACCTGGGAGTTTATTCAAAAGGGGCGATAATAAAATTATAGGAAATATATTAAAAAATATACATATAGATTCTAGAATTATTCAAGTTGGAATCCCATTTATTGTGGAGGTGAAAATTTAATGAAATTCGGAACTATGGATTTAGATAGCTCATTATATGAACTTATTCCAATAACTCCCATACATATTGGCAGTGGAAATGAGCTCTTGCCTTATAATTATGTAATAAAAAATGGTGTCTATTACAAGATTGATATAACCGAGATTTATGAATCTTTACCTGAAAAAGAGAAAGAGACCTTTGAAAGGGAGATTGGAAAAGGGATTATAAATTTTAGAAGTTATTTAAATCGAATTTATAATGAAAAGTTAGGATATATATATAAGGGAGAGGTTGAAGAGAGTTTCAATGAAGTTTACTGTAGAAAATTAAATGGTGCAGTGAGAATTAATGAAGAAAATCAACTGATTATTAAAGAGTTTATAGAGAGTTTTAAAGGGAAATATATTCCAGGAAGCTCTATAAAAGGTGCTCTTAGAACTGCTTTTTTATCAGAAGAGGGTGACGATATAAACTATAAACTTGGAAGGAAAAAGGATAGTAAAACAGCTCCCTTTGTACTTTTAGATGATAGTGGAAAGTTTCCAATAACCAACAAAAGACAGGTGGCAGATAAGGCTAAAGAGATTGAAGCAAAGATTTTAAAAATTAGAAGATTGGATCCTAAAGCTGATCCTTTTAAAAATATCTCTGTGGGAGATACCTCTGTTGTAGAGGATGCGGTTAAAGTTTTTTCAATGGAGAGAGTTTCTAAAAATCCAGAAAAAAATAGTATGCCTATGGGAAATATTGAGGGAGTTAAGTCTCTTTTAAGTTGCGGTAAAGAGATTAGTTTTACTTTTAGAATGTCTTTTAAAAATTATAGAGAAGGGACATTTAAAGGAAAAGTAAGAGATATTATAAAGGAAACAAATATACTTCAAAAGAATTTATTTGGCTACTTAAATGCTAAAGCTAGAAAAATTTTAGATGATGAGTTAGTTTTTTTTAAAGAGAATAAAAATAAAGAGTCCGAAAAAGTCTGTAAAGAGATAGAGAAAATTTTGAATAAAATTATGGAAGAATCTCCTGAAGATGAGGCTTTAATTAGAATTGGACAAGGTGCGGGGTTTAATTCATCTACATTTAATCTTTATAACAAGGGAAGAAATATTAAGATAAACGATCCTAAAACTAAGGTGGTAACTGATATCTATCCTATGGGATGGGCACTTATTAGAAAAAAATAACATATAGAAATCTTCAGACTAGATAATATTATCTAGTCTGAAGATTTCTTAATTTATATACCAAAATTTAAAAATAAAGTTATAAAAATACTTTTAACTTTTATAAAATTATTTTAAGTAATTTTTATTTTAATATATTCATAATTTTATTAGATAAGAGATTTTTAAATATTTAATATGTAAAGTTAAGTTTAAAAATAACGACCTTTTATTTTTATATCAAAATTTTACAATTTCCTATAAATCTCGTATTTTAGATAAAATACGAGATTTAATTTATTGATTTTACTACTATAAAACTAAACTATTAAAATTATTACTTAAAAAACGAGAATAAATACCACATAATGCGAGAAAATAATATAGATGGAGATTAGATTCTTTATTACATATTATAGGGTTATTTAGTTGGATTAAATAAATCTGAAGTTTATGATTCTTGCTCCTATAAATGATCGTAATTTTGTTAATAGTATGACAATGATATTTTAATTTTTTTATAAAAATCTTTATTTTTTTATTGACGGGCAACTTGCCCTATATTAATATAAATTAATTTATTACACGGAGGTTTTTTATGAACAATGGAATTGCCCTAAAAGAATTTTGCTCTATAACAAATATTGGATTAGAAATATTTATGCGCTTAAGAGGGGAAAAAACTTTAGGTAGTGGTGGGAAAATTAAAAAAAACTATCTCTCTACAGAATTTCAACTTATTAATGAACGTAATGTTAAATGGCTCTCTTTAGATGATGTAAAAAAATACTTTATTTTTTATTTCTGTCGTAATAGGTATACAAATCCAACAACAATTCAAGCTATAAAGGATTCTGAGAATCTAATTTCTAAAAATGGTAACTTAATAAATAAGGCTGTGGAATATATACTAAAACTGGATTTGAAATCAGATCTTATTTCAAGAATAGACGATTTAAATTTGTATATAGAACTTTTAAAGAAAAGAACTTCAATTGATAATTCAATAAATCCCAAGGATATATTGAATCTTGAAGCTCCTTTAGAATTTACTAATTTAATTAGTGATCCTATGAAGTCTCAAGAAAATATCTCAATAAACAAACAAAAAAATTACAGAGTTGATTCTGTAGAAAAAATTTTTTTAAATAACTATTCTAAAAACACAGGCTTTCTACCTCTTCAACATCCTACTGGAAATGGAAAAACTTATCAATTGGAAAAGTTTTGTGCCACAATTTTAGAAAATTATATGAATGATGAGAATACAATCAATAAAAAAATTATTATCCTCACTAATAATAAAATCAATATAAATAGCATCAAAAAAGGAATTCTAACTAGACTTAAAGAAAGAAATTGCGAAAGCTTAAATACAAATATTCTTAATATTCTTTCACTAACAGATATCTTAAAAGAGGGCACAGTCTTTAAAGAAATTTTATATACTCTAAACCATGATGATATTTTTTTTACTTCATTAGACTCTAGTACTTTAAAATTAGAAAGAATCAAAAAAGTTATCAACTATTGTTCAGCTCAAGTAAATCAAAATTCTAATTTTGATTTTTATGGTTACACTTCTGAAAGTATTGGTATACTAAAAACTTATTTAACTAAGTATCTTAGAAAAATTGAAAAATTGAAAAAATCCAATCGTACTTCAGATAAAGCTGAACTAGAAAAATTACAAAACATAAAAATCCCTAATTTTTATATAACTCTATTTCCCATGATTATACCTAAAAATCAGAATAAGAAAATTTATATTATGACTACTGATAAGTTTCTTTATGGGTATTTTACAGGAATAAAAAATGAATATTTTTATAATCAGAATAACAATCTTATCATCATAGATGAAATTGACAGTGCTAAATCTAATTTTCTAAAATATATAAAAGAGAATAGAACTCTTCATATAAATGGAGTTATTGAGGAGTTTAATGATAGATTTAATAATTTTTCAACAAAAGAGAATAACCTTTTTGAACTCATTCTTAAAGAACTGGAAAATGAACATCACCTTTCGTCTGAAAAAATAGATAGTTTAAAATCTTTAGTTGCTGATTATATAAAATCTGGGAATGAGTTGAGAGAGAAATATTGTACAACCTCTAAATATTTTCAATTGGATGGAATACAAAGTATAGATCTTTTTCAAAAAAAAGAGGATTTTCTCCTTAAAAATGGCTGTAAACTTCATTTAAATGATTTTGATAGATATTGGACTATAATTACGAATCCTTCAAATCTAGAGCTTTCTGCTACTATAGAAGAGCTTTATAAGCACTCACATGATAAACTCTATAAATTATTTAAGGCTTTTAATATCAGGTTAGATGAAAGTAGTGAAGTTTCTAGTGATGTTAAACTAAAAGAGATTATTCAACATTTCTTTTTTAATAATAATATGAGACAACAAATTTTTAAAGAATATAATGATTTTTATTCTTACCAGGTAAAAAATATCCCCAAAAACTCAACTTATGGAGTTCATTTAAATGGTTGCAAATATATTAATATTCATGAAGCAAATACAGAATGGGATTACAATAATAGGGCAATTTTGAACTATTATCATATGTTTATGACTCCTGAATCTTTACTTCTACATATTTGCCAAAATAATCTTCTCTATGGAATTTCAGCTACTGCATGTAGTGATACAATTATTGGAAATTTTGATTTAAGTTGGTTAAAACGATTTTTAAAAACAGATTTTATTGAACTTAGTACGTCTGAAAAAACTATTTTAAAGGAAGAATTAAATTTTATTAACAGTTTTGAAAATAAAATTGAAAGAACTCTTAATATATATTCAGAAGATGATATTTGAAGCTTCAATAAATTAAAAGGATTTGAAAATATAAAGAAAAAATTAAAAGAAAAAGAATATTTAGAAATTTTAGAACTCATCACTAATCTCATAGATAGTGAAGGGGATACTATTCTTTTTACATATTCAGAAGATTATATTTTTTATGGAGCCTTAGTATTTCTTAATTTTATTTTAGATAATACAACTTCTAGCCTACTATTTTTATCTAACCGTTTCTCTGCAACTGGTATTCTAGAAAGAATTGCTAATTCTCTTGGAAAAAAATTAAAAAAAGATGTATGGTTTAAAAGCTTTAATTCAAGCGAACTAGAAAAATCTTTAATAGATAGAAATAGTGAGCTTTTAACAAATCTAAAATTTATGAATAAAAAAGTTATTATTTTCAGTTCTCTACAGAGCGCTGGAGTAGGAGTAAATATTAAATTTGAGTATGAAGGGAAAGCCCATTCTAAAAAACTTGTTAAGATTGCCAATAAAGCTAGAAAGCACTACCAATTCAATCTTAAGATGAAAGATATTGATGAAATTGCTATTGAAAATAAAACCAATTTAGCAGAATTTGAAGAAAGCTTAAATCAAGATAAGCTAACTTTACTTTACTATGTAAATATGTTGGAAGAGTGTAAAATCATCTGTGAAAAGACAAGTGCACGTCTTCTTAGTTCTTTTAGTAAGAAAATTTTTACTAAATTCTGCAAATCATCCGATGACTACATAGAAAATGCTAGTTCTTGGATTATTCAAGCAATAGGCCGTTGTAATCGTACAAAAGTTAGGTGTATAAAAAGAAACATATACTTGAATCTCGATGCTGCTAAGGTTCTCAGTCAGTTTAATTTGAAAGGAAGAGATACTGTTCAAGATTTTAAATTTATAAAGCAACAACTGGAAAGTAATCTTTCTTTAACTGATAATCATATAAAA includes the following:
- the csm5 gene encoding type III-A CRISPR-associated RAMP protein Csm5 codes for the protein MKFGTMDLDSSLYELIPITPIHIGSGNELLPYNYVIKNGVYYKIDITEIYESLPEKEKETFEREIGKGIINFRSYLNRIYNEKLGYIYKGEVEESFNEVYCRKLNGAVRINEENQLIIKEFIESFKGKYIPGSSIKGALRTAFLSEEGDDINYKLGRKKDSKTAPFVLLDDSGKFPITNKRQVADKAKEIEAKILKIRRLDPKADPFKNISVGDTSVVEDAVKVFSMERVSKNPEKNSMPMGNIEGVKSLLSCGKEISFTFRMSFKNYREGTFKGKVRDIIKETNILQKNLFGYLNAKARKILDDELVFFKENKNKESEKVCKEIEKILNKIMEESPEDEALIRIGQGAGFNSSTFNLYNKGRNIKINDPKTKVVTDIYPMGWALIRKK